A window of Amphiprion ocellaris isolate individual 3 ecotype Okinawa chromosome 12, ASM2253959v1, whole genome shotgun sequence contains these coding sequences:
- the LOC111575074 gene encoding fatty acid-binding protein, brain — MVDSFCATWKLVDSENFDEYMKALGVGFATRQVGNVTKPTVIISQEGDKVVIRTQSTFKNTEISFKLGEEFDETTADDRNCKSTVTMDGDKLVHVQKWDGKETKFVREIKDGKMVMNLTFEDIHAVRTYEKA; from the exons ATGGTCGACTCCTTCTGTGCCACCTGGAAACTGGTTGACAGTGAGAACTTTGATGAGTACATGAAAGCACTTG GCGTGGGCTTTGCCACCAGGCAGGTTGGAAATGTGACCAAGCCGACTGTAATCATCAGCCAGGAGGGAGACAAGGTTGTGATCCGCACCCAGAGCACCTTCAAAAACACAGAGATCTCCTTCAAGCTGGGAGAGGAGTTCGATGAAACCACCGCTGATGACAGGAACTGCAAA tcCACGGTGACTATGGACGGAGACAAGCTGGTCCACGTCCAGAAGTGGGACGGCAAGGAGACCAAGTTTGTCAGAGAAATCAAGGATGGCAAAATGGTCATG AATCTGACCTTTGAAGACATCCATGCGGTGCGTACCTACGAGAAGGCATGA
- the smpdl3a gene encoding acid sphingomyelinase-like phosphodiesterase 3a isoform X1, with translation MAQLLCLLLLLLSGGAPVSAAPTGGSYLPGTGERKLPARDTSTYAGRFWHITDLHLDPSYHLAPDPTKVCFSSKGFPATHAGMFGDFLCDSPYSLIQSAFTHMATLTQPQDFIIWTGDNPPHVPVGELSTDIVIQVISNMTQTIRQHFPNLTVYPAVGNHDYWPQDQMPTSTNAIYKAAAQLWKPWLEPDALFTLSQGGFYSQLVKPGLRLISLNTILYYDPNKVSSNMTDPAGQFEWLEETLEKAAKSLEKVYIIAHVPVGYLPFATNTTAIRESHNERLVAIFREYSEVIAGHFYGHTHRDSIMVLLNRQGKPVNSLFVSPAVTPIKNLVDPYSNNPAFRMYLYKAKDYTMLDIWQYYLNLTEANEKQRSDWKLEYIMTEAFGLTDLQPQSLLQLGLSFRLPQTKAFDMYFNHFMVSYNSSIVCEDFCKVCQVCAVLYLDQLSYSKCIAGAEW, from the exons ATGGCACAActgttgtgtttgctgctgctgctgctgtctggcgGAGCTCCGGTATCCGCGGCACCGACTGGAGGCAGCTACCTGCCGGGGACAGGTGAGAGGAAACTTCCCGCTAGAGACACCTCGACATACGCAG GCAGGTTCTGGCACATCACCGACCTCCACCTGGACCCCTCCTACCACCTGGCCCCAGACCCCACCAAGGTTTGTTTCTCCTCTAAAGGGTTCCCTGCCACCCATGCCGGCATGTTCGGAGACTTCCTGTGTGACTCTCCGTACAGCCTCATCCAGTCAGCCTTCACTCACATGGCGACGCTCACACAGCCGCAGGACTTCATCATATGGACCGG TGACAATCCACCTCACGTCCCAGTGGGTGAGCTCTCTACAGACATCGTGATCCAGGTGATCAGTAATATGACTCAGACCATCAGACAGCATTTCCCCAACCTGACAGTCTATCCTGCAGTGGGAAACCATGACTACTGGCCACAG GATCAGATGCCGACTTCCACTAATGCCATCTACAAGGCTGCAGCTCAGCTCTGGAAGCCCTGGTTGGAGCCAGATGCTCTGTTCACACTCTCACAAG GTGGTTTCTACTCCCAGCTGGTGAAACCGGGTTTGCGGCTGATCAGTCTCAACACTATCCTTTACTACGATCCTAATAAAGTCTCAAGTAACATGACGGACCCAGCTGGACAGTTTGAGTGGCTAGAGGAAACTCTGGAGAAAGCAGCGAAAAGCCTAGAAAAG GTGTACATTATAGCCCATGTACCAGTGGGGTACTTGCCTTTTGCCACAAACACCACAGCCATAAGAGAGAGTCACAATGAGAGGCTGGTTGCCATCTTCAGGGAGTACAGTGAGGTCATTGCAGGACATTTCTACGGTCACACCCACCGAGACAGCATCATGGTGCTGCTGAACCGacaag GTAAACCAGTGAATTCTCTGTTTGTGTCACCGGCTGTTACACCAATCAAGAATCTTGTGGACCCCTACTCTAACAATCCAGCTTTCCGCATGTATTTGTACAAGGCCAAGGATTACACAATGTTG GATATCTGGCAGTACTATTTGAATCTGACGGAAGCCAACGAGAAACAAAGATCTGACTGGAAGCTTGAATATATCATGACTGAAGCTTTTGGACTGACTGACCTGCAGCCACAAAGCCTGCTCCAGCTGGGCCTGAGCTTCAGGCTGCCGCAGACCAAAGCCTTTGACATGTATTTCAACCACTTCATGGTCAGCTACAACAGCAGTATCGTCTGTGAAGACTTCTGTAAGGTCTGTCAGGTGTGTGCCGTGCTCTACCTGGACCAGCTGTCCTACTCTAAATGTATTGCAGGTGCAGAATGGTAG
- the smpdl3a gene encoding acid sphingomyelinase-like phosphodiesterase 3a isoform X2 encodes MAQLLCLLLLLLSGGAPVSAAPTGGSYLPGTGRFWHITDLHLDPSYHLAPDPTKVCFSSKGFPATHAGMFGDFLCDSPYSLIQSAFTHMATLTQPQDFIIWTGDNPPHVPVGELSTDIVIQVISNMTQTIRQHFPNLTVYPAVGNHDYWPQDQMPTSTNAIYKAAAQLWKPWLEPDALFTLSQGGFYSQLVKPGLRLISLNTILYYDPNKVSSNMTDPAGQFEWLEETLEKAAKSLEKVYIIAHVPVGYLPFATNTTAIRESHNERLVAIFREYSEVIAGHFYGHTHRDSIMVLLNRQGKPVNSLFVSPAVTPIKNLVDPYSNNPAFRMYLYKAKDYTMLDIWQYYLNLTEANEKQRSDWKLEYIMTEAFGLTDLQPQSLLQLGLSFRLPQTKAFDMYFNHFMVSYNSSIVCEDFCKVCQVCAVLYLDQLSYSKCIAGAEW; translated from the exons ATGGCACAActgttgtgtttgctgctgctgctgctgtctggcgGAGCTCCGGTATCCGCGGCACCGACTGGAGGCAGCTACCTGCCGGGGACAG GCAGGTTCTGGCACATCACCGACCTCCACCTGGACCCCTCCTACCACCTGGCCCCAGACCCCACCAAGGTTTGTTTCTCCTCTAAAGGGTTCCCTGCCACCCATGCCGGCATGTTCGGAGACTTCCTGTGTGACTCTCCGTACAGCCTCATCCAGTCAGCCTTCACTCACATGGCGACGCTCACACAGCCGCAGGACTTCATCATATGGACCGG TGACAATCCACCTCACGTCCCAGTGGGTGAGCTCTCTACAGACATCGTGATCCAGGTGATCAGTAATATGACTCAGACCATCAGACAGCATTTCCCCAACCTGACAGTCTATCCTGCAGTGGGAAACCATGACTACTGGCCACAG GATCAGATGCCGACTTCCACTAATGCCATCTACAAGGCTGCAGCTCAGCTCTGGAAGCCCTGGTTGGAGCCAGATGCTCTGTTCACACTCTCACAAG GTGGTTTCTACTCCCAGCTGGTGAAACCGGGTTTGCGGCTGATCAGTCTCAACACTATCCTTTACTACGATCCTAATAAAGTCTCAAGTAACATGACGGACCCAGCTGGACAGTTTGAGTGGCTAGAGGAAACTCTGGAGAAAGCAGCGAAAAGCCTAGAAAAG GTGTACATTATAGCCCATGTACCAGTGGGGTACTTGCCTTTTGCCACAAACACCACAGCCATAAGAGAGAGTCACAATGAGAGGCTGGTTGCCATCTTCAGGGAGTACAGTGAGGTCATTGCAGGACATTTCTACGGTCACACCCACCGAGACAGCATCATGGTGCTGCTGAACCGacaag GTAAACCAGTGAATTCTCTGTTTGTGTCACCGGCTGTTACACCAATCAAGAATCTTGTGGACCCCTACTCTAACAATCCAGCTTTCCGCATGTATTTGTACAAGGCCAAGGATTACACAATGTTG GATATCTGGCAGTACTATTTGAATCTGACGGAAGCCAACGAGAAACAAAGATCTGACTGGAAGCTTGAATATATCATGACTGAAGCTTTTGGACTGACTGACCTGCAGCCACAAAGCCTGCTCCAGCTGGGCCTGAGCTTCAGGCTGCCGCAGACCAAAGCCTTTGACATGTATTTCAACCACTTCATGGTCAGCTACAACAGCAGTATCGTCTGTGAAGACTTCTGTAAGGTCTGTCAGGTGTGTGCCGTGCTCTACCTGGACCAGCTGTCCTACTCTAAATGTATTGCAGGTGCAGAATGGTAG